DNA from Kogia breviceps isolate mKogBre1 chromosome 3, mKogBre1 haplotype 1, whole genome shotgun sequence:
CTAATTCTATGGACTTGTTAGGGTTTCCATCTACCTTTGCAAGCCTGCTCTTCTGAGTCTCACCAAACAGAATGCCGCTAGAATGGAAACGAGTGTTGTCAGTGATGGGGCTGCGAAAGAAGCCTTCAGCACTTGCCCAGGTCCTACAGTCAGTGGGTATTCTTCCTAAAAGTGAGTCAGTCAGACCAAGTCAGAAGAAAAGTCGACTTGTTTCCTAGACACTCGAGCCCCTTCCAGAGTCTGACCCACCTTGCTTTTTCGGGGCGCTCACCCTGGGCGGGGGTGTCACTGTAGGTCAGCCGAGCCAGCTTCTGATGCTCTTCCTGTCCTCTTTCAGGAAACAGCATCCTCCATTCAGCGGCCGACAGCGTGACCAGTGCAGTGCAGAAAGCAAGCCAGGCCTTGAACGAGCGCGGGGAGCGCTTAGGCCGCGCAGAGGAGAAGACGGAAGACATGAAGAACAGCGCCCAGCAGTTTGCAGAAACTGCACACAAGGTGGGTCCCGCAGCGTGGCCGGGGGCTCAGCTCTGGGTTGTCAGGGAGCTTTGGTGCCCAAAACTTTATTTCAGTATGTTTCCCAGGTGGGAGGCTTTACAAAGTcaagccttattttttttttttttttttggcccctgTATACAGTTTCCTTCTACTACTTAGTAAGTACCAGAGTTGGGAAGATTTCTTCTTGGACCTGTTTCTTTGGTTATCTCGTTTCTGCTGTCTTCATCCCTGTCTCTGACCTCGTATCTTTGGGAAACGTGGACCATCTTTATTTCCTACCCGGAAGTTTAAGGCTCAAGTTTCAGGGaacaggatgggggtgggagtaGGACAGGTGTAAGAATATCCCTCCTCTGTTAGCCAGTGCTTGAAAGAGGACTGTGGGCTCTTGTGCTTACTTTTCCATGCTGTCCCTTTCTGGTCATGAGCCTGGCATCCTGTGTTCTTATCTCTTTACCGTATAAAAAGCAAACTCTTAGAGTCCCAGGGCACCTCAGGGCTAGTTTGCCCTGTGGAGGGGCCTTGGACCTCTAGGGCTGACCTGACTAGTGCAGAGCTGCCTGCAAAATTCCCACCTGCCTCTGGGTCCAGAGGATGGCGTTTTCCACATGCCTCAGGTGTACACATGCACATTCACACATGCACTGAAAATGTGCCTTtcagaaggggaaggggggattTTTATTGGCAGCCGGCTATCTAAGGCAGTGACaaatcaaaggaaagagaagccctGTTGGTCAGGTGATAAAAGAGGATTTATTACTGTTCTTGTACTTTGGATCAAAGGGCAGCTCCTTTCTGGCTAGTGATTTGAATTTAGGTTTCCAGAAACAACTTTTGCTGATAATTGTTGGCATGTCAGACTCACGATCTGGCCTTTCAAGATAGGCTTTTCAGGTgacctttggggaaaaaattaatttgCTTCAAAAGAAAACCCCGCTTTTGCTGAGGAAACAAGAATGGACAACCTGCAAAGCAACGGGAAAAATCTCCCGAGCTCAGCCAGGCCGGCCCCTTCCCGAGGCTTAAGCCCAGGCCCGACTGCAGATCCAGATCTGAGTGGATGCATCTAGCCTGCCCTTCCTGCATCCCCTTTGCACAGACCTGTCTCGTCGTGTCATCAATTCCCTGTCATGACAGTGTCTTACTGTACTGGGCAGTGGAAGTCTGAGGAAACATTTAAAGTGTTGATTTGGAGAAGAGAAGACTacaggaattattttttaattgtcttcAAGTCTGGGAAGGGCAATATTGCAGCACTTCTCTTTCATGTCTTGTTATACAGAATAGAGTACTCAATGGTGCACTGGTAACATTCTGCTAAAATAAGAGTTTAGGTTAATGATTAGGCCATGAACCAGGTTACCAAGGAAGTCTGTGAAATCATTCTTCCTAATGCGGAGCAGACAATACCTGGACGTCATCCATGTCACTATCCACCTCAGAGGAGGTCATACCAACACTGGGTTGGAGAACCTAACCAGATGGCCAGAATTCTTGGCCCTGGTCACCCTGTTTCCCTGATACTGTGGCCAAGTTTGCTAGGTAGTTGGGAAGACAGTTATGGTATGGTAGTTAACATCTTGTGTTTGATTTAGCAACTCCATGACCTTGAGCAGGGGCTTAATTTCTcgaagccccagtttcctcatcagtaaaatagggCTAACTAATAATAGTACCTTTCTCTTAGGGTGTTGCGAGAACTGAATGCATTCAAACCTATAAATTGGTTAGCACAATACTTGGTGCATATAAACCTCAGTTAATATTAGTTATAACTGTTTCCATAAAAATGGTTTCTGCTGAGCCTGCGCCAATCCATCACATGATGAGCACTGTAGAGGGTTGGAGAAATGTGACTGAGGATCCCAgcacaggggtggggagggactgcGAAGCTGAACTGGCACGGCCCCGCCCGGCTGGGGCTCCCCTTTGCGCCAGTCCCAGCTGCACTGGAGAGGTAACCAGGGTCTGGTGTGAGAAGCAACACGATTGCTGCTGAGGATTAATGACTGTGGGTAAATTGGCCAAGCCCATTAGCTGAAGGTTAACAGCTGAGTGAATAACAGGACAGCAGCACTGATCAAATATTTATGGTTGGTATTCATTATGCACAACACTTAACAGCTCTGTGTTGATCTGAATGGTCCACATTGCTAAATAATGTATTAAAACTAGAGACAGAGCAAGAAGTGGAGGCCATACAGCTGAGGGGCTCAGAGTGTGGCCAGGGAGTGGGACGGATCTGAGAGCGAGCCCCGGCTCTGCCATTTCCACCCACCATGTTTCCTGGACTGTAAACTCTTCGAGTTCAGGAGTTAGCCTTCTTGGCAAAAACCCACAGCACTTAGCACAGCAGCCTGGAAACACTCAGGGCTTCACAAACACCATCTGACAGTCGACTGGCTTCACCAAGCACAGGCACCTGGAGCTCTTCCAGCTGACGTTGCCCAAGTAGAGATTAATTTAGCGACACAACTACCCCCAGTAACTCTAGCCCCAACCTCAGGGATTGATCCCTAATATCAGACTCTAGACACACGAGGGATCACAATTCAGCCTCAACCCTGCCTTCTGCTTCACGGCAGTATACGGGCTCCTTGGAAGGGATCTGGCTAAGGAAAGCAATGTCAGATTAATGTTATGTTTTGTACCTGCATACATTTCCTTAAATATATTATCATGGGCTCCAGCTGAGCTTGGGAAGCTATTGAATGATACAGTGGTATTTGGTGTTCCCATTTATAAAGATCTAACATTTCAATAAACCACATTTTTCAAATACCAGTGGAAGCAGTAAGTCAAGGTCTGAATTTGGTCTATTGTTCAGTCCTGGTTGGTAAAATGGTCTAATTGTCAAGTGCTTTGGACCTGGCTGAATGTCCAGGATATTACGTGGATTATCGCAGCTTGTTTGTTTCTCTACAGTTGGTGATTTTTAATACTTTACGAGATGTCAGTAAATACATTTGGAGAGTGTTGGTCTTCCTGGATAACTAGTAACCTGGGAGCCCAGACGCCTTTGTTTCTAGGGTAGGTCACTCATTCTGCCTCTACTTTGCCTCTTCCATTTGCACCTTCAGTGGCATGAAGGAACATCACGTGTAGCACCCTCCCTGACCTGGACACATACACCAACAACAATCCTGGAAGGAGGAGTAACAAATGCAGTGCTCAGTGTACTGTTTAGGGACATGCTGCACGTCTACTAAGTGCCACTGGGAACTGTAACGGTGATCTGCCACAGCCAGTAGAACCTTGGTGTTGCTTCTCATCGCGGATGTGGGGAAGGAGCAGCAAACGGACTCTCTCCACTGCTGATAACATCTTACTTTTGTCCCTTTCTCTCCTTAGCTTGCCATGAAGCACAAATGTTGAGAAACTGCCTCTCCTGGTGACCTCTTAAGATAAAATGAAGTTTGTTCAGCAGTTTTTACAAGAATTCTGGACCTCCGCTTGCTTTTTTTCCGCAAaatgtggacatttaggttatttttccttttcagatgTTGATGTTGTGTTTATACATTTCCCTAATAATCTTGCTAAGAAATGCTGCAAGcatcagctttatttttttcccactgtgtgtacgtgtgtgtctgtatgtgttttctctttaaggtttttttttttttttggtagtttgaaTATGAAATTCGGACCAAATGATATATTGAGCTAGGTCTaaactatttttttcctgatattaaGCAGGAAGACATTTTAATGTGGTGACATCAGATGTTATTGTTCCTGGTTGGAAATAAAAGTCAAGCAGTGAGTGACTGGCTTCACTCAGCCTCTTAGCTACTCTTAATTTGAAGGTTAAGATTCTATATCCTGAGACACAAATCTGTATGAGAAAAAACAATTGGATTTATCAGGGGAAACAGCAGTCTTAGATTTTGCTTTTTGTGTAGTAACTTTCTGCATGAGCCATCACCAGcattcaaaaaaaaacaaatcagaatCACAGATAGAAATCTACTTTCTGAGCTACAGTTTAAATTCTTCCATTACTTGTTTCCAGGCTGATTatttagaattaccatataaagGATAAAAATTTGAGATTAAAGACCTAAGGAAAAGCCTATTTAAAAACCTCTGTGCATTCATGAATGTTTCTTTGTCATTGTCCCAAATTACGGTAGCTGGTCTTGAAAGGAGCTTGGATTTTTATCAAGAATTGATTTGTCCAGATAAAGGTCTGTGTAAAGGATAATGTgaaaagatacatttaaaatcttttttctcttctttttacaaAGTCATGACTGTTTAGAGACGCCTTCATGATGTCCTTGGGAAATGGCCTTCGGTTCTTGGTATCTGATTTTTGGTGGTTTTGATGTTGTTATTGATGTCTATTAATCTAATTTAAAGTGTGGGTTTCTTGACAAATTGCATTTCATGGCAATTGCAACTTGCCTGGTCTGACATAAAACAGCACAGTCATGAAGCCTTTACATTGCAGTCAGACTGAATGAGGTTGGTTCATACAGCTCCTGATTTTGTATCACTCAACACAGGCCTGGATTTTCAGTCTGGGAGTTTGGTTTCTTAGAAGGTTAAAATGCTAAATATAAAAGCTGTGCTTTGTCTTCCTGAAACAAGGAGGCAAGCTGTACATCCCAGATACATTCTCAGCCTCCCGCTGCGACGCACTGATTTTTTTAAGCTGCCTGTCTTCAGGACCCCTTTCTATTCCTTTCTACCCATTGAGGCCATGTGTATTGTAGGCTCTTACATAGCAGCATATGATGACTTTGGGATTATTTATGCTGATCTAAATAGCTTAAGTTCTCCTGATAAAGCATTCCCAGGGAGATAGAAAATTGGGCTATTGCAGGGTAAAATGATCTTAGTCACTATGTGTCAAAAAGGAGATGGGATTTGCCAGAGACAAATTTCTGAATCCTCTTAGGGAGATGATCCAGTTCAAGAAACTTCTCTGTAAAATTTATAGGGTAAACTATGTAAGTGTACTATAATATCTTGTACTTTTCTTTTGGTGTCTTAAAAGTTTAAAGAAGCAAGGAACTTGCTATCTGGTGAGTACCATTAGAAGCATTTACAATTTCtaagaaaagctgaaaatatcCCACCAAATAGGTTTTCTTTGCAGGCCTCAGTATAGAAAATGCac
Protein-coding regions in this window:
- the STXBP6 gene encoding syntaxin-binding protein 6 isoform X3: MSAKSAISKEIFAPLDERMLGAVQVKRRTKKKIPFLATGGQGEYLTYICLSGNSILHSAADSVTSAVQKASQALNERGERLGRAEEKTEDMKNSAQQFAETAHKLAMKHKC